TTAGGGGGATTTTGGGGATTTATTTATTTTTAAAATATTCTCTAATTCTCCTATTCCGGAGACTACGGACGATGAGAACCTCTTGGTCAAAGAACTATAATTCAAACTGTATGACGCTTTTAGTTCCATTGTCATTCTCAATGCTGTAAGTACCTTCTAATTGTTCAATCAGCATTTTAACCACAGTGAGACCAAAACCGGGTGATTTGTTTTCCAAAATTTTTTCATCAACTCCAACACCATTATCTTTAATAGTGATAGTGACCATCTTTTCATCTTTTTCAATAGAGATAGACACCAATCCATCGTTACAGTCTTTGAACGCATATTTGAAAACATTGGTCATAAGTTCATTAATGATAATTCCGATAGTGGTTGCCTTTTTTGATGAAATACTAAAATCTGAAATATGTTTTTCAATAATTATGTTGTCTGTACCAGCAAACACATCATGAAGTGAATCTATGATGTCTTCAATGTAGTTTTTGATTGAAATTTCACGGAGGTCTTTAGATAATAATAACTTATCGTAAAGAATATGCATACTTTGAACCCGGGAGGTTGCCTCCTTCAGCGCTTTTTTTACTTCAGGATTAGTAGTTGAATTAGATTGTAGAGATAAAAGTGCTTTAATACTTGCCATATTATTTTTGATACGGTGATGGACTTCCCGCAGAAGAATTTCTTTTTCTGTAAGTTGCTTCTGTATTTCTTCCTCCGCCTGTTTGCGCTCGGTGATGTCCAGAGCGGACGTGAGGTTGTATTTTTTATCCTGAATTTGCATTACTTCAGCAGACAATAAAACAGAAACTCGTCTGCCATCTTTGGCGTATATAATTCCCTCTTTGTTGTATATAGATCCATTCTTTTTGAGCTCAGCAATTGTTTCATCCCTGAATTCTTTATCTAATTTTACCAAATCGCTTGCTTTTTTGCCGATTACCTCACCCGGTTCAAAACCGAGAATATCGTAAAAAGATTGGTTAACCTCTATATATTCACCAGTTTCCAGATCGCTTAATCCAATAATTGCTGGATTGGAATGAAATGCTTTGGCAAATTTCTCTTCGCTTTCCTTAATGCTTTTGATAAATTTTCTTTTA
The sequence above is drawn from the Candidatus Cloacimonadota bacterium genome and encodes:
- a CDS encoding histidine kinase dimerization/phosphoacceptor domain -containing protein codes for the protein MNKMLKYAIFAIFIICILAMISFWIIKNNDQKLRDILLENASIVSASIDINELKSLTANQSDLQSQTYQDLKKQLFNIRTSNDSYKFLYLLGMKKNSKTVFFFIDSQIPESPDYAPPGEIYSEVSDEYINAFKTKKQMTVGPVTDRWGTMITALIPILDDKNGELIAILGLDIIDDKWQETIYVQSFPIIGFIAFVILTIIVLLLIKRKFIKSIKESEEKFAKAFHSNPAIIGLSDLETGEYIEVNQSFYDILGFEPGEVIGKKASDLVKLDKEFRDETIAELKKNGSIYNKEGIIYAKDGRRVSVLLSAEVMQIQDKKYNLTSALDITERKQAEEEIQKQLTEKEILLREVHHRIKNNMASIKALLSLQSNSTTNPEVKKALKEATSRVQSMHILYDKLLLSKDLREISIKNYIEDIIDSLHDVFAGTDNIIIEKHISDFSISSKKATTIGIIINELMTNVFKYAFKDCNDGLVSISIEKDEKMVTITIKDNGVGVDEKILENKSPGFGLTVVKMLIEQLEGTYSIENDNGTKSVIQFEL